The nucleotide window TCAATTGTCTAACTTTGGGGTCGGTTTTACCTGTAGCCAGAAACAGTCTTTGTTTCAGGGTAATGAGGGTCATGGGACGCACTTTTGGTCGGGAGTCATCCACAGTTGCCACACTTACTGCTTGAGTGAGTTGCAAAAGATCCCAATACTTCATTTATACTCCTTAAGGGGCAGATTGTATTTATCGAAGCGTTTACTCAGATAAAACCTTATTCCCAAATAATCTGTAAGGCACACTCCACTGAATATAGCAGTCATTATCATCATCTGATATTTTATAGCAACCAGGGGAGAAGAACCTCCCAGAATTTGTCCTGTCATCATTCCCGGCAGGCTCACCACGCCCATTGAAGCGATATTCAGCAATTGAGGCAACAGTGAAGCATGCATGGCTTTTCTAAATGTGGGCAATGCTGCTTCCCAAAGATTTGCTCCCAAGCCCAAACGCGTGTAATAGGCGCGCCAATTATCTGAAAGCCCGCTTTCAAATCGTTCCAATGCCAAAGCAAGGCTGTTCATGCTGTTTCCCAACACCATTCCATATATCGGGATGGCATATTCGGGGGAGAAGAATGGCTCGGGACGAATCACCATAAATAGAATCCAGGGCATTATTATGATGCTGGTACTCCCCAAAGCAGTGGCAAGGATAGGTAATAGAATGCGGCGTTGAAACTTGAGTCTTCCTCTTAAGGTGAATACTGCGTTAGAAATCATAATCAGCATCCAAAACAGGGTAAGCCAAGATATTTTCTGAGTGAACAGAAATTCCAGCCAGATTCCCATTAAACTCAACTGGATAATCATTCTTCCAAATGAAGTAAAGAGTTGACCAATCAGCTTGAGTTTTAGATGCAGAAAGATCAATATGGGAAATATAAGCAACAACAGGGCGAAAGCTAAACCAAGATAATTAATATCCATTTCTTAGAGCTCCTTACTGTCAATAATCTTGCCATTTTCAAGTTTCCAACTTCGTTGCCAGCGTTCTTGCCATAGAGGATCGTGGGAAATGGCAATTACGGCTCCGGGATAGTTTTTGAAAATGCAATCTGAGATTATGCCGGATGTTTTCTGGTCTAAGGCCGAACTGATTTCGTCCAAAAGCAAGATCTTGGGTTTTAACAGCAAAATACGTATCAAAGCGATGCGCTGCTTTTCTCCTCCGGACAGCAATTCGGTATTTTTATCTAAATAACTTGCAGAAAGCTTGAAATTCTCAAATAGTTCCAAGGTTTGCTGTTCCCGCTTGGGGTTCTGGTTGTGTTTATTGGCCGAGAAGTGAAATGGCTCTTGCAATATATCACGAACGGTTCCCTCGCCCAAAAAGGGTTCTTGCATTACCATACAAATCTGACTTCGCAACTCATAGGGAGCATATTCTCGCAAGTCCTTACCTTCAAAGAGGATTTTGCCATCATAATTCTGATTCATCAGGTTCAAAGTGTTTAACAGCGAGCTTTTTCCTTGTCCTGTTTGTCCCACTATTAGAATGCGTTCTGCAGGTTTCACTGCCAAATCCACATTGCTCAGCAGATCCTTATCTTCATAAAACAGACGTTTGATCATTATCTTTAACATTAATTGCGGCTCCTTAAGAGTAATGCTTGTTATCTTTCTTCAATTAATGGCAGAATTATTATATTAACTTATGTGTCAACAAGTTTCACTCAAAATAAGAGCGAATACAACGCGAAAATCTTGGCGGCTTGGTTACATTTATTTATCCGGTATGGTAAAGCGAGCATTAGCAAATGTTCAAGCTACCATAATCCCTTACTTGCGGGAGAATCTCTGCCTAAACCCTCGCTAAGGATAGCTGTAGGCAACAAGACTAAAGCATGCCATGTTAGTAGTTTAGAAGAGTTTTGGAGAACTCAAAAAAAACCGGTGATAAGATAACACCGGTTAATATAGACCTAAGTATTTAGATTAAAACAGGTTATAGCTAAAGCCAAGACCCAGCATTTGCTTCCACTGCATTTCGTGCACTTGCTCTTTATCGTAACGGAGTTCAAACAAGAGATTTGCACTAACCATACCGAAAAGCTTGGTAGTAAGAGTATTTTCCCAAACCAAATCGGGAGATTTCCAGTCATCAGTAGAGATATCGTCATCCTCGGAATTGAATAGTGCTTGATACACCTGTAATCTGCTGCGGAAAGTAGATTGCAGAGGAGCGTTGATCTGTTTTTTAAGTTCAGAAACAAATTCCAGACCACCGTCCATTGTAGTATCAGTTTCTTTATTTCCGTTAACGATCTCGTCGCGGTTCACATTCTGTCTTAATGCTGCGCCAAGACGGGAATTTAGCAACATCGATTCATTTTCGATAAAGGTTCTCATAATACCTGCGGTTTCAGTAAAGAGCATTGGGTTTACAAATCTGGTATTATCTTCAGCTTCTTGGGAGAGATCCAGGAATTGAGATTCCAAGCGGCCAGCCAAGAAAGGATCTACCCAGCTTTGCAGAGTAAAACGCCATAAACTTTCTAAGTCGATCTTATCAGTAGTTTTTTCAGGGTTTTCCCAGTATTTGCCGTCCGCACCGGTTTTCTGCAGATGAGTTTGACCAAAAGCGAGTTTCATAGTATTGCGATTGTGCAGCCAATCCTTCATTTGTTTTTCCATAGAACCATTCATATTCGCCAACCAGGTAATGTTGCTGAGTTCAGTGCCCACCCAGTTATCGCTGAAGGCACTCTGAGAAAGGGTTAGACTAATATCGGCATCAGTTTTCCAACCTTCTGCACTTAGGGCGAGTACCAGAATTGTAAGGCTTAATAAGATCAGTGTCCTTTTCATAATGTATTCTCCTAATTTATGCCCAAATGCCTTTAGCATTCAAGGCAAGCTTGATTTTTTCGGTTAAACTGGCGTGTACTTTTCCATAATCCTTGTTATTCACATGAGCAAAAACTCCAAAGACAATAGCTGCGGCATTGGCATCGGTCATAATAATGGCAGGAGCGGGGTCTTTTAGAATATCGCTTTCACTGTCTATTGCGGCGCGCAACAGATCCCGAACAGCATTGATATCAGAAGTTCCGGGAACATTGATGCTAAGCTCAATGCGGCGTGTAGGCAGGGTGGTAAAATTTGTGATGGTATCGTTTGAAAGCTTTCCATTTGGTATAATAACTTTGCGTCCATCTCCGGGAAAAACAGTGGTTGCAAAGATGCCAATATCGCTTACAATGCCGTTTATTCCTCCGGCTATAACGCTATCTCCAACTTTAAAGGGACGGAAAATAAGTAACATTACTCCCGAAGCGAAATTTCCCAAAGTTCCTTGTAGAGCCATCCCAACTGCCAAAGTGGCGGCACCGAAAACAGCGATTAAAGAAGTGGTTTGAACTCCCAGTTTTGCGATGGCTGCAATTATTACAAAAGCGAGGATAATACCATAGGCAAGGTTTCCTAAGAATTGTACTACATTGCCATCCATTTTTCCTTTGCCCAAAAGCTTCTTTAGAAGTCCGGCAATACCCTTAGCAATCCATCTGCCAATAAAGAAAATTAATAGAGCTATCAGTAGTTTGCCAGCAAAACTGATAGTCAGTTCTGGCAATCGTTCCATAAAAAGCGCTAATTTGTCTGTCATAAGACATCTCCTTTTCCTAAACGTGTAAATAGGTGGTTGAATATATTCTTTGATAAGGCTTAGAGTGGGTCAAGCTTTTATCATTCTTGATAATATAGTTACTAAGATAATCCAAAATTCTTATCTGTCAAGTAAACTTGAGATTTAGAGCAGCTTAAGTACGAGTTAAGATTTGAAGTTGACAAATCTGCGCCCGTTGTAGATAATGTAGCTAAGTAATATTACAAGCGAGGTCGGCGATGCAAAATGATGTAATAAGCTATTTTATGCATCTTATCAGTATTGACAGCGAATCCAAAAATGAGCGTGCAATGATAGATGCCTTAAAGAAAGACTTACAGCAATTGGGAGCTGAAGTTGATGAAGACGATTGTGGTAATTCTACCGGTGGCAACGCCGGGAACCTATATGGATATATTCCCGGCAATATCCAGAAAAAACCAATTCTGTTTTGTGCTCATGTAGATACCGTAAAACCCGGAAATGGCATCAAAGCAAGAATAGAAAACGATACTATATACAGTGATGGCACAACTATTTTGGGTAGTGACGATAAATCTGGCATAGCAGAAATAGTTATGGGTATCAAGCAAATTAAACAGAGCGGCAAAGACCATGCTCCTATCGAGATACTTTTTACCGTAAGCGAAGAGATTGGGCTTTTGGGTGCGAAACATTTCGATAAATCGCGGTTGAAATCTGCGTTTGGCTATGCTTTGGATTCTCATAATGTGGGCGAACTAATCATTGGAGCTCCATCGCAAAACTCGTTTGTAGCAACCTTTTATGGTAAAGAAGCCCATGCGGGCGTTGAGCCGGAAAAGGGTCTTAGCGCCATTCGCATCGCTTCGGAAGCAATATCGGCGACACCTTTGGGCAGAATAGATTTTGAAACAACATGCAATATCGGAAAGATTTACGGCGGAGAAGCTACGAACGTTGTGCCGAACAAGGTAGTTGTTCACGGAGAAGCACGCAGTCATAACCACTCAAAACTCGAACGGATCTGTGACGATATCAAGCATGCATTCCAAAGTACAGTTGAACGTTATGCCGAACAAGGTGGGCGATTGGAAATATCGTGTGATACCGAGTATGAAGCATTTAAAGTAGATGAGTATTCTGCTGTAGTTCAAGTGGCGGCAAAAGCTCTGAAAAACTTGGATATTCCAGCTGTCATCAAAACCGGTGGCGGAGGCAGCGATGCCAACATCATCTCTGCTGGGGGATTACCAATTATAATTACTGGAACCGGAATGAATAAAGTGCATACTGTGGATGAGAACATTAAAACGGATCAGTTGCTCAAGGGAACAGCCTTTGTAAACGAACTGATCAGGATTTATAGTGCCGAGTAGAAGATGATAAAACTATGCCTAGTCGGCTATGGGAAAATGGGGAAAATGCTCCATCGTTATGCCCCTCAAAAGGGTTTTGAGGTTGTTGGTATTATAGATCCAAATTGTCCGGATGCAGCTAAGGATATTACTCAAGAGAGCCTTAATAATGCAGAAATCGTGATTGAATTCAGCAACCCCAAAGTGGTGTTGGAAAACCTGCACAAGCTTATTGCACTGAAACAAAACATAGTTGTGGGAACCACTGGTTGGCATAATAACTTAGCTCAAATAGAAAAACTTGCCCAAGTAGCCAACATCGGCATGGTTTATGGAGCAAACTTTTCTTTGGGAATGAATCTGTTTTCTAAAGTGGTAGCTGCTGCGGTACAAGTGTTTGATCACTTTGAAGACTACGATCTTTTGGCATGGGAAAAGCATCACGCTCAAAAGGTGGATAGTCCCTCTGGCACCGCTGTAGAGCTTGCAAAACTCATTCTTGAAAATAGCTCTCAAAAGAATAAAGTTGTGTGGGATAGACTGCAGCGAAAACCAGAACCAGATGAACTGCACTTTGCCAGTATTAGGGGCGGAAGCATTCCCGGAACTCATGTTATTGCTTTTGATGGTGAGGCAGATACAATCGAACTAAGTCATGTGGTACGCTCTCGAGCAACATTTGCTTTGGGTGCCCTGCAAGCGGCTAAATGGTTACATGGCAAATCTGGAGTTTTCAACATTACTCAAGTAATAGAGGACGTTCTATGCTAATACCCTTTATCAAAATGCAAGCTCAGGGAAATGACTTTGTAATATTGGATACATTCGAACAGCAAATTGATGCAATCGATTATGCTTCATTGGCTGTAGCTGTGTGTGATCGTCACTTCGGAGTGGGGGCAGACGGTTTGGTGATTGTAGGTGCTTCAATGCAAGCAGATGCCCGCATGACAATATATAACAACGATGGATCTTTAGCCGAGATGTGTGGAAGCGCCTTGCGCTGCGTAGCTCAACTGCTGATGGATAAGCTTAAGAAATCATCTGTCATGGTGCAAACAGACTCGGGAATAAAGGAGGCATGGCGTGAAGCAAAAACTATCCACGTAAATCTGGGTGTTGCCCAAATGATCCAAAGCTCAATGCTTGTGGAGAGTTTTTGCGGAGATCTTGTGGATATCGGCAATCCTCACTTTGTTGTGTTTACAGATACGATTCAAGATAATCCTCATCTTCAGTATGGTGCTATTTTAGAACACCATCAAGCTTTCCCCAAACCAGTTAATGTCCATTTTGTAAAGATACATGATCGCAGCAATCTTGAGATGAAGATCTGGGAGCATGCTTGTGGGGCAACACTTGCCTGTGGCACTGGTGCGGCAAGTAGCGTGTTTGCTGGGATAATGCATGATTTGCTGGAAAGGAAAGTAAGTGTAAAAGTGCCTGGGGGTAAGTTGACCATAGAAATGTGCACAGATGATTCTTTGCTTTTGGCGGGGAGTGTAGAAGAGAGTTTTAGGGGTATTTATTTGTGGAAAACCTCGGTGAATATCTAAGCAACTTACGCCAGGAGAAAGGCATAGATTATGCCCAAATCTGGGAAGATATTCGCATTCCCAAAGAGCAGATATGTGCCTTGGAAGAAAACAGACTCTTCGATCTTAAGAACTATGGTTTTGCCAAAGCCTTAGTGTATAATTACGCACGCTATTTGGGGGCAGACATACCAGAAGTTTTAAACGAGTTCTACGTAATGATGCCGGAAAACACCAAGAAGGAATACACCCCTTGTAGAGTTGTAAAAGAGAGAAAGATTATGCTCTCTACAAACTTTCTGTGGACAATTAGCATTATCGTATTTGTAGGCATTTTAGGCTCAATTCTCTTCCATAGCTACCGTCAGGGATGGTTAAATGCACCAGATTTCTTCAATAGGGAAAGAAAGGTTTCAGCGGATGAATCGTCCCCAAGAGAAGAGAATGTGAAACCAGATAGTTTGCGTATCAGAATGCGCTTGCTGAGTGAAAGCATTCCTCAAAACAATACGGTTCAGCTCTCAAAGGAGAAACACCAACCGTTAGCGGATACCACAGATTATATTGGCAATATCCTTGAAGAAAGCCCTGTAAATATTAGAATAAATTAGTATTCATAAGATTGCTAATTTGCAGCATGTTTTATGATAGGGAGCAAGCAGGAGCCATGTTTTCTTGTAGCATAGCTTTGTTTTGGGGCTTTATGAAGCAGTCTTTTACGAAAGAAAAGTCTTGACTTTGGCAGGTAAAAAGACTAATCTTGTCATATATCGCTAATAATATGCTTGAGAAAAAGATAGGAGTATTGATGGGACCAATAACCGAACATCATCTGATGCTATTTTTAATTCAGTTTGCCCTGCTTTTGGGCTTTTGTAAGTTGTTTGGTTACATATTTGAGAAGCTCAAGCAATCCAGTGTAACCGCTGAGTTATTGGTGGGAATTGTATTGGGACCGGCAATACTGGGCAAAATAGCACCGGGTGTACAGGCATATCTTTTTCCCGATGATGTGGTGCAAAGATCAATGTTGGAGGCTTTAGCGTGGTTTGGCAATTTCTTTCTTTTAATGGAGACGGGGCTTGAAATAAACTTTTCTAAGGTATGGCAACAGCGTGGGGATGCGGTTAGGCTTTCGGCGGCGGATCTTGTTCTACCCATTTTGTTATGTTTTATCCCTATCTATTTTTTGCCGGATCGATATGTAGCGGATCCTTCTCAGAAAGTGCTGTTCGCCTTGTTTATTGCGGCAATTATGACCATTAGTGCTTTACCGGTAGCCATTAGGGGCTTACGAGATCTTAACATATTAAAAACTGACGTTGGTTTTCTCATTATTTCGGCCTTAACGATAAATGATATTGCCGGATGGGTGATATTTACCATTATTTTAGGGATTTTTGATCACGGTTCTTTGGAATTGGGATTTGTAGCCAAATTGGTGGTTCTTACTCTGGCATTTACGATTATCAGCCTTACTTTATTGAGGCGCATAGTAGACAAAGCAATGACCTATATCCACCACAAGACAGGTGAATCTTCAGGCTTAAAAATCACTTTTATTATGGTGGTTGGGGCGATTTTTGGTGCTGTTACTTTGCAGATTGGTATTCACTCATTGTTCGGCTTTTTCATAGCTGGTACTATTTTGGGAGAAGCCAAGCATATCAGTGAAAAAGACCGGTTTGTGGTTAATCGTTTAGTGTATTCAATATTTGTTCCCATCTTTTTTGCCAATATTGGTTTACATCTGGATTTCATAGCCAATTTCGATTGGTTCTTGGTGCTGATTATTAGCGCCATAGGCATTGCAGCCCGCTATGTGGCAGCATATATTGGTTCCCGATGGTCGGGACAGGACAAATCCAATTTAGCGGTAATTGCCATTTCACACACTCCCGGCGGGCAGATGCACATTGTAGTTGGCATGCTTGCCTATTCAGCTGGACTGATTACAGAAAAGGTATTAGTAAGCATTATTGCTGCAGCGATTATCTCTACGATAGTTTTTGGTCCTTGGCTATCTCAAGCGGTTCGCAAGCTAAAGAAAAGCATATTTGACATCTTATTTGCCGAAGATGATGTATTTATAGATACTGAAGGACGCACTCAAGATGAGATTTTGCACTATATGAGTGGCGTGGTTGCCCGCAAAACAAAGATCAGCCGTGATAATATTTACCAAGAAATAAAGTTGCGAGAAGACCAGATGAGCACAGCCATGGGGCGAAGTATTGCCATACCTCATGCGCGCCTGGAAGGACTGGATAAATCTTACATTTTCGCTTTTCATACCAGGCAAGGCTTAGAATGGGATAGCCCAGACGGCAATTTGGTAAGACTAATAGTTTTAGTAATTACCCCTAAAGAGTCGCCCAATGCGCAATTACAGATTTTGCAAAGCCTGGCAAATGCCTTGCACGACAACCAGAAAGCCAGAAACATGGTAACCAGTAGAGATAGACGCTTCATTTGGGCAACCATCCGCAGCGAACTTAATGCCTGTCAGCAATGCAATTTAGAGGCGTGAACCATAAGATATCATATTATTCTTATTCGGGCTGACTTCTCAACCGGTATGAAAACGGTTACCAAGGAGAACTGATGGGACCCATTACCGAACATCATTTATTGTTGTTTCTCATTCAGTTTGGGTTGGTATTGGGTCTATGTAAATTTCTGGGTTATTTTTTGGCGAAGATGCGACAATCCAGCATCACCGGCGACATCTTGGTAGGCATTATGTTAGGTCCCGCAATTTTGGGCAAATTCTTCCCAGATCTACATGCCACCATCTTTCCCGATAATGCCATACAGCGTACCATGCTGGAGACCATTGCCTGGTTTGGGAACCTTTTTTTGCTAATGGAAGCAGGATTAGAGATTAATTTCTCACGAATATGGCAACAGCGAGCAGATGCCATAAAATTATCTTTAGCAGATCTCACTTTGCCCATAATAATCAGTTTTATCCCGATATATTTACTTCCATCGCACTATTTGATTGATCCTTCCAGCAGAATTCTTTTTTCGCTGTTTTTAGCTGCGGTGATGACCATAAGCGCACTGCCAGTGGCAATACGGGGGATGAGAGACCTGAACATTCTCAAGACAGATGTTGGCTTTTTGATTCTCTCCGCACTTACGATGAACGACATCGCTGGCTGGGTATTGTTCACCATTATTTTGGGCATGTTTACACAAGGTTCTTTGGAGCTGGGATTTGTGGGGGGATTGATCGCTAAAACCCTTATCTTTACCGTTATCAGCCTAACTTTGCTACGCCGGTTAATTGATAAAGTAGTTACCTTTATACATAATAAAACAGGGGAAGCATCGGGACTAAAAATCACTTTTATCATGCTCATAGGGGCTTTGTTTGGTGCCATCACCCTCAGAATTGGCATCCATTCACTGTTTGGATTCTTTATTGCTGGCACCATTTTGGGCGAAGCAAAACACATCAGCGAGCGTGATCGTTTTGTGGTGAACCGTTTGGTTTATTCTGTTTTTGTACCCATATTCTTTGCCAATATTGGTTTACATCTTGATTTTATTGCAAATTTCGACATTGCCCTGGTGTTGATTATGCTTAGTGTGGGCATTGCGGCGCGCTATGTGGCTGCATATCTTGGAGCTCGATGGTCCGGACAGCATAAAAGCAATCTTTCCGTTATTTCCATCGCACACACTCCCGGAGGCGAAATGCATATTGTTGTAGGTATGTTGGCATTTACTGGTGGCCTTATAAGCGATAAAATCTTGGTGAGCATAATATCTTCATCGCTTATCTCTACAATCATCTTTGGTCCGTGGCTTTCCTTTGCGGTTAAAAAATTGCGTAAGGATTTGTTTGATGTTCTGTTTCGCGAAGAAGACGTATTTATTGGTGCAGAAGGTAATTCCCAAGAGGAGATTATTCAATATATGAGCAGGGTTGTAGCTAAACGCAGCAAGCTCAATTCATCGCTTGTGTATCAGGAGATAAAACTACGTGAGGATCAGATGAGTACCGCAATGGGGCGCGGTATTGCCATACCTCATGCTCGACTCGAACATCTCAAACATTCTCATGTATTCGTTTTTCACAGCCAACAAGGTATCGAATGGGATAGCCCGGATGGAAGCTTGGTGAGGTTTATCATTTTGGTAATAACCCCCAAAGAATCTCCAAATGCTCAACTACAAATTTTGCAAGGATTAGCCAAT belongs to Candidatus Cloacimonadota bacterium and includes:
- a CDS encoding ABC transporter permease, whose protein sequence is MDINYLGLAFALLLLIFPILIFLHLKLKLIGQLFTSFGRMIIQLSLMGIWLEFLFTQKISWLTLFWMLIMISNAVFTLRGRLKFQRRILLPILATALGSTSIIIMPWILFMVIRPEPFFSPEYAIPIYGMVLGNSMNSLALALERFESGLSDNWRAYYTRLGLGANLWEAALPTFRKAMHASLLPQLLNIASMGVVSLPGMMTGQILGGSSPLVAIKYQMMIMTAIFSGVCLTDYLGIRFYLSKRFDKYNLPLKEYK
- a CDS encoding ATP-binding cassette domain-containing protein produces the protein MLKIMIKRLFYEDKDLLSNVDLAVKPAERILIVGQTGQGKSSLLNTLNLMNQNYDGKILFEGKDLREYAPYELRSQICMVMQEPFLGEGTVRDILQEPFHFSANKHNQNPKREQQTLELFENFKLSASYLDKNTELLSGGEKQRIALIRILLLKPKILLLDEISSALDQKTSGIISDCIFKNYPGAVIAISHDPLWQERWQRSWKLENGKIIDSKEL
- a CDS encoding DUF3078 domain-containing protein; the protein is MKRTLILLSLTILVLALSAEGWKTDADISLTLSQSAFSDNWVGTELSNITWLANMNGSMEKQMKDWLHNRNTMKLAFGQTHLQKTGADGKYWENPEKTTDKIDLESLWRFTLQSWVDPFLAGRLESQFLDLSQEAEDNTRFVNPMLFTETAGIMRTFIENESMLLNSRLGAALRQNVNRDEIVNGNKETDTTMDGGLEFVSELKKQINAPLQSTFRSRLQVYQALFNSEDDDISTDDWKSPDLVWENTLTTKLFGMVSANLLFELRYDKEQVHEMQWKQMLGLGFSYNLF
- a CDS encoding mechanosensitive ion channel; the encoded protein is MTDKLALFMERLPELTISFAGKLLIALLIFFIGRWIAKGIAGLLKKLLGKGKMDGNVVQFLGNLAYGIILAFVIIAAIAKLGVQTTSLIAVFGAATLAVGMALQGTLGNFASGVMLLIFRPFKVGDSVIAGGINGIVSDIGIFATTVFPGDGRKVIIPNGKLSNDTITNFTTLPTRRIELSINVPGTSDINAVRDLLRAAIDSESDILKDPAPAIIMTDANAAAIVFGVFAHVNNKDYGKVHASLTEKIKLALNAKGIWA
- a CDS encoding M20/M25/M40 family metallo-hydrolase, encoding MQNDVISYFMHLISIDSESKNERAMIDALKKDLQQLGAEVDEDDCGNSTGGNAGNLYGYIPGNIQKKPILFCAHVDTVKPGNGIKARIENDTIYSDGTTILGSDDKSGIAEIVMGIKQIKQSGKDHAPIEILFTVSEEIGLLGAKHFDKSRLKSAFGYALDSHNVGELIIGAPSQNSFVATFYGKEAHAGVEPEKGLSAIRIASEAISATPLGRIDFETTCNIGKIYGGEATNVVPNKVVVHGEARSHNHSKLERICDDIKHAFQSTVERYAEQGGRLEISCDTEYEAFKVDEYSAVVQVAAKALKNLDIPAVIKTGGGGSDANIISAGGLPIIITGTGMNKVHTVDENIKTDQLLKGTAFVNELIRIYSAE
- the dapB gene encoding 4-hydroxy-tetrahydrodipicolinate reductase, translating into MIKLCLVGYGKMGKMLHRYAPQKGFEVVGIIDPNCPDAAKDITQESLNNAEIVIEFSNPKVVLENLHKLIALKQNIVVGTTGWHNNLAQIEKLAQVANIGMVYGANFSLGMNLFSKVVAAAVQVFDHFEDYDLLAWEKHHAQKVDSPSGTAVELAKLILENSSQKNKVVWDRLQRKPEPDELHFASIRGGSIPGTHVIAFDGEADTIELSHVVRSRATFALGALQAAKWLHGKSGVFNITQVIEDVLC
- the dapF gene encoding diaminopimelate epimerase is translated as MLIPFIKMQAQGNDFVILDTFEQQIDAIDYASLAVAVCDRHFGVGADGLVIVGASMQADARMTIYNNDGSLAEMCGSALRCVAQLLMDKLKKSSVMVQTDSGIKEAWREAKTIHVNLGVAQMIQSSMLVESFCGDLVDIGNPHFVVFTDTIQDNPHLQYGAILEHHQAFPKPVNVHFVKIHDRSNLEMKIWEHACGATLACGTGAASSVFAGIMHDLLERKVSVKVPGGKLTIEMCTDDSLLLAGSVEESFRGIYLWKTSVNI
- a CDS encoding helix-turn-helix domain-containing protein; this encodes MENLGEYLSNLRQEKGIDYAQIWEDIRIPKEQICALEENRLFDLKNYGFAKALVYNYARYLGADIPEVLNEFYVMMPENTKKEYTPCRVVKERKIMLSTNFLWTISIIVFVGILGSILFHSYRQGWLNAPDFFNRERKVSADESSPREENVKPDSLRIRMRLLSESIPQNNTVQLSKEKHQPLADTTDYIGNILEESPVNIRIN
- a CDS encoding cation:proton antiporter, whose protein sequence is MGPITEHHLMLFLIQFALLLGFCKLFGYIFEKLKQSSVTAELLVGIVLGPAILGKIAPGVQAYLFPDDVVQRSMLEALAWFGNFFLLMETGLEINFSKVWQQRGDAVRLSAADLVLPILLCFIPIYFLPDRYVADPSQKVLFALFIAAIMTISALPVAIRGLRDLNILKTDVGFLIISALTINDIAGWVIFTIILGIFDHGSLELGFVAKLVVLTLAFTIISLTLLRRIVDKAMTYIHHKTGESSGLKITFIMVVGAIFGAVTLQIGIHSLFGFFIAGTILGEAKHISEKDRFVVNRLVYSIFVPIFFANIGLHLDFIANFDWFLVLIISAIGIAARYVAAYIGSRWSGQDKSNLAVIAISHTPGGQMHIVVGMLAYSAGLITEKVLVSIIAAAIISTIVFGPWLSQAVRKLKKSIFDILFAEDDVFIDTEGRTQDEILHYMSGVVARKTKISRDNIYQEIKLREDQMSTAMGRSIAIPHARLEGLDKSYIFAFHTRQGLEWDSPDGNLVRLIVLVITPKESPNAQLQILQSLANALHDNQKARNMVTSRDRRFIWATIRSELNACQQCNLEA
- a CDS encoding cation:proton antiporter; this encodes MGPITEHHLLLFLIQFGLVLGLCKFLGYFLAKMRQSSITGDILVGIMLGPAILGKFFPDLHATIFPDNAIQRTMLETIAWFGNLFLLMEAGLEINFSRIWQQRADAIKLSLADLTLPIIISFIPIYLLPSHYLIDPSSRILFSLFLAAVMTISALPVAIRGMRDLNILKTDVGFLILSALTMNDIAGWVLFTIILGMFTQGSLELGFVGGLIAKTLIFTVISLTLLRRLIDKVVTFIHNKTGEASGLKITFIMLIGALFGAITLRIGIHSLFGFFIAGTILGEAKHISERDRFVVNRLVYSVFVPIFFANIGLHLDFIANFDIALVLIMLSVGIAARYVAAYLGARWSGQHKSNLSVISIAHTPGGEMHIVVGMLAFTGGLISDKILVSIISSSLISTIIFGPWLSFAVKKLRKDLFDVLFREEDVFIGAEGNSQEEIIQYMSRVVAKRSKLNSSLVYQEIKLREDQMSTAMGRGIAIPHARLEHLKHSHVFVFHSQQGIEWDSPDGSLVRFIILVITPKESPNAQLQILQGLANTLRDRQKAQSLVNSRDSRYIWAALKLELDECRDCNLRH